The genome window TTTTAATCGATGAGCGGACACGATGTCCGCTCTTCCAGGCAGTTGCAGATAACGACTCCCTCTTCACGCAGTTGTCGAGAGGTGAGTCCCCGGAGCTTGGTTGGGAAGGGACCCAGCCAAAAAAGCGATGGGGACGTTACCGTTGGCACGAGGTTGCTTCGAGACGAAGTTGAGAAAAGCAACCGTAGTGACACGACAATTGCCCCAAGCCCTCTTCATGACTACAAAGGGCGCAGGGGTGAAATGTGAAGAGGGTAGTTAGCGGTCGTTGATATCAATATACCATATATTTTCAAAATTCTTTTTGGCGTATAATTTCCTGAAATATTTGTCTATCATCTTTGATAAAAATTGATTCCGTTTATTATTGAATTTAATTTACACGCTATAGTGATCATTTCTTTCTTGAAAAATATGCTTTAATTGTTAAAAATATTCCTACAATCACTAAAATAATTTGAAGAGTCATAATAAAACTATTGTTATCAAATTCTTCTTTTTGAAGCTGTGGAAAGAACATTCGAAAGGTACCAAGTATAATAATAACGTAACCGATTATTGTTATTAGTGTTTGCCAACCATAAATCCAAATATTATGACTTCTTATTATAGCCAATCCAGCTACAAAAAACAATACACCATTCAAATAGATAAGAGGAACTATTTGTGTGTCATACAGCGTTGGGTTCCAGAGTTTCATCTCAGACAAAATCATAACTAATAATGTCGGTCCAACAATTCCTGCTATAAATTTTGACTTTTCGGCATTTCTCTCTGTCTTAGGATATATTTTTTTAATTGAAATAATGATTAGACTCCATTCAACTATGATGATATTTAAAATATTTTATTTTTAGTCAATGAGGAATTATTGAAAGTTTTAACAGTATCAAATATCTTAATATCAAACTGATTAATTCGCTCTTCACAATTTTAATTTTAATTTAAATTTCTATAAATTTTAACCAGATTTTTCTCATTTGAATAATACAAAAATAAAATTCAGTAATAGAAAATATTCTTTTAGGATTATGAATGAAATGATATAAATATTATTAATAACTTAAAAAAGTTCTTTCAGAAAATTCCGGAAGTAACTCTAAATTCTGACCATATAAATGCAAATGAAAACTAGGAATACTTCCAATTACCTCTGTTGAATGAATCTCAAAATTTTTCATAACTATCACGTCCCCTCTATTAACTAAGATTGAAGAAATTTTTTGGACTTTTTTTTCATTTCCATCTATTAATTTATAGAAATGGTTTAATTCTATACCGCTTATACCTGCAATGATAGCCCATGTTTGATGACTGTGAGGAGGGCTTTTTACACCAGGAGCATCCGACACTAAGTAAAGTGCAATTCCGGATTTTCTATGAGAGATGATAGGATAAAGTAATTCTTCACTGTGTTTAGCCATCTTATAATTGTCTAACCAATATTTACTTTTTAGGGCTAAAATTCGAAGGTCAGAAGCAATTAATCCTAGATTTTCTTCAGTTAAACCTTTATTTGCAATAATATTTGAAGATTTATCAATGAATCTATTTATTTCTTCCATTTTTCTAAATATTTCTGTATTTTTGAAAGTTTATCAATGACCGCTAACGGTCAGACTATCCGACGTAAATCCTAGCTGAGTCCAGCACCATTTAGTGAGCTATGCGAATGTTTAAAATGGTGCTGGACGTTAGCGTTGGCACGAATTCTTGCCTTGCAAGAATCGTGACTAGGATTTATGTGTCGCAGACCGAGCCTGTATTTCAGGCGCAGCGGATAGTTGGTGTTATCTGTAGCCGCCATTTTCTCGGCAAGGATGCCGACTTTCTTCGACAGTATTTTTATCGCCTTTCTGTGTTTTAAATTCAAATAAGAGCAAATTCAATCTGAAATGAAAAATTATGCCTTAAACTTCATATCCGTGACTGAATCTTTGATTTTTTCAATCTTGAAAACGCTGATTGGCGTTTGGAGATTAAGTATAACATATAGCTTATACATGATACGAAAATCAGAATAGTAAAACTTTGTTGGAAAATTAAACGTGAATTCTTTTCTATTTATTTATTTTTCAACAATCGTAAGGGAAAAAGCAATAACAAACTTATTTTGTTCACAGCTTTTATTTTCTTTATAAACTGAGAACCTAAATCAATCTGTTCAATTTCAAATTAGAGAAGACAATAATACTTTAATAATGAAAATCAAAACTGAAATCTGAATGAAGCTTCTTTGATCTTTTGTAAACTGAGAATAAACTAAAACAGCAATTTCATCTGAACAAAACCTTTAATTCACATTCTTATTAGTTTTTACAATAATAAGCGGTTAAAACTCTCTTTCTTTGAATTAATTCTTTTAAATTTAAAAAAAGCGGACAGGACGTCCGCTCTTAAAGGCGGTTACAGATAACGAGGAGTCTACCTGCCGTTCGGGATAGGTGAGCCTCTGGTTTCCCGAAGGGCTCCGTGCCTGAGGATTAGAAACCTGAGGCGTTACCGTTGGCACGAGATTGCGACGAACAAAGTGAGTCAAAGCAATCGCAGTGACTCCCGAATGGACCCGAAGCTCCGCTACCTAAGGACGAGGAGCGAGGGTTTTTACAGGTAGACGGAGTTAAGCGCAGTAGCTTTTCCAGGTTTTTACGTTAGCTTCGAAATGAAAGATTCGTTTTTATTTGAGAAACTGTCAATGATATTAAAAAAGTAATGCTATAAGAATGTTGGATTAAGGATAAGTTACCTTGGGATTTGACTAGAACTCTCATTCATAAGCTTTTGTAAAAATGGTCCTAAAGTGTTTAAGTGATTGTCAAATGAAAAAATCATATTTCGAATTTCTGGAATATCAATATTCATGACCTGCCCCCATTTTCAGTACCAATAAATAAGTTAGTTTTCAATAAAATCTTATCCAAACTTCAACTTATATTCCAATGGGGTCAAGTAGTTTAATGAAGAATGAAGTCTTTCCTCATTATAATCCTTTTGATATATTTCTAAGGCTTTAGATAATTCATTTTGGTTTTTAAATAAGTTAAGATTCAAACACTCATCTCTCAGCTTACCATTGAAGCTTTCTATAAATGCATTCTGAGTAAGCTTTCCTTTATCAATAAAATGGATATCTATACCTTTATTTTCAGCCCATTCTCTAAATGCCGTAGAGGTAAATTCCGTTCCATTATCTAAGACAAAAGATCTTGGAAGATTTTCTAGAGAATCTAAAAATTGAATTAACTTAAGTGAGGAAAAAGAATATTCTACATGAAGAATTGAATATTCCCTGCTGAAGTGATCAATCCCTGTTAGTATTCTTTGTTTTCTCTGATCCAATGTTCTCTCAAAAACGAAATCCATAGACCAAACTTGATTTGATTTTGTTGGGAGTTCTAAAGGCTTAGATGGTATTGTTTTCTTTCGTTTATTTGATTTTGTCCTTATTTTTAGCCCTTCTAATCGATATAAACGGTAAATCTTTTTATGATTTACAATCTTTCCCGATCGACGTATCTTTTTGTATATTCGTCGATAGCCATCTCGCTTTCGTCGAAAAGCCAGTCTTCTAATCTCATCTATTGTATCAGTATCTGGTGGTTTACTTTTATAGTAAAATGTCGACTTGGGATATTCTAAAAGTTTCAGACTGCTATTTTGAGAAAGTCCTTCTTGAATTAACAGGGATACTGCTTTCTCTTTATGCTCCCTGTTCAAAACTTTTTTCCTAAAACATTCTTAATCGCTTGGATTTCTAAAGCTTGTTCAGCTACTAATCTTTTTAGGTTGGAATTTTCATTTTCAAGTGATTTTAAAAGTTTCATATCACTCATCTCCATTCCTCCATATTTGTTCCGCCATCGGTAGAAGGTTTGCTCAGTTATCCCATATTTTCTAGCAACTTCCTTAATGGGAATACCTGATTCTGCTTCCTTAAGAACTTTATAGATCTCTGATTCTTGAAATTTCTTTTTTGCCATTGTTTTCTCCTATTATCATCGGTGAAAACTAACTTATTAATCGGTTCAGTTTTTGGGGGGCAGGTTATTCAAAATAATTTCCATTACATCTTCCATATCGTGATCTCTATGTCCTATCGTAAAATGACGTATTCTCTCAAGTGAAGCTCTCTTCTCTCTTTTATAATCAGTAAAATTTGCATTAATCTGATTTAATTCAGCAATAAGTGACTGGCTGTTAGGAAGAGTCGAGATAGCTGTCCGTAATTTTCTTCCCATTAACTGAGGTATATCTTCGGATGCCTCGAATATTATTAAAGCAGCTTGTCGCGCAAAATAAACACGTTTCCAATGATGATTAGTGAAAAGCATTTCATATCCAGCAACAGCTAGATCATAGGAACATATGTTTACGAAGCCTGCAAAATTCCAAATAGTATTATGATAAACGAGTTTATTATTTAAGGTGAAGCTGTTTGCATCATGTATCAACGATAACGTTTTTTCTAAATTTTTAAACTTTCTATTGAAATTTCTTTTTAATCGAAATTGACTTATTTTCAATATGAGCTTAAAAATCATATTTTCATTTTTATTGTCATTTAACATAAGCTATTGCGCTTAACGGTCTGACTATCCGACGTAAATCCTAGCTGAGCCTCAAAGAGGCGTTAGCGTTGGCACGCATTCTTGCCTTGCTAGAATCGTGACTAGGATTTATGTGTCGTAGACCAAGCCTGTATTTCAGGCGCAGCGGATAGTTGGTGTTATTCGCTGCCGCCGTCTTCGAGGCAGGGATGCCGATAACTTTCAAGATAAAGTCTAATAATCAGATTCTCTTTGAATATCAATTTAAATCTCAGATTACACAGACTGCCTAGGTGATATTTGAATTCTTTGGTCTTTCAACTTGGAACGTCCGTTTGGAAACTTAAATTGTGGAAAATAAGTGAAACTTTTTAAAAATTCAAACCTTCTCGGAAATAAAATACATCCACTATTCAATGAACTTTGTTGGCGATCTTCGGATTTTTCTTTTTAAAAATTTACTTCGTGGTTAAATGTGATACCAAAATCTTCCTTTTCTTAACTTGCATTTTTCAAAACCAGCTTTCCTATTTCATTGAAGCAATGAATAACATGTAAAACGAATTCAAAAAGTCTTTCATTTTCTTTGAATCACTTTCGTATAAAATTACTTTTAGATACGTTTAACATCCAACTTCATCTTTATTTTTAATTTTAAATTACCAATTTCGAGGTCAAATTCAATTTAAGTTAGAACATTCTCAATTAGTATTTTGAATGAAGATAAAATCTCTCTTTCGAATAGGTTTGGGACATTCTTTTTGTATTTTCTCCTTTTAAATTAATTCCTACTTTAGAAATTCGAACAGCACGACCATTTCCCTCGGAAATAGCTATCTATTCTTTTAAAATTTTTCTTTTTATTTTCAATAAGCGGACACGATGTCCGCTCTTCTAGGCGGTTGCGAATAACGAGGAGCGTTACTGCCGTTCGGGATAGCCGAGTCTCCAAAGGAGACGTTGGCGTTGGCACGAGATTGCTGTGAACGAAGAGAGCAGAGCAATCATAGTGACACCCGAATGGGTCTGAAGCTCCGCTTCTTCAAGGACAAAGGAGCGAAGACGTTTCCAGTAACGCGGAGTTATTCGACGTTGGTTAATCTAAACTGGAAAGCGATTTAAATATTTGTGTTTAGATTTCGCTGAAAAGGACGTGGCTGGTTTTCAGATACTAATTTGCTTATTATTTTTATCGAACATTTTTTAATCTAAAGTAGGCTAGGAAACCGTATTTCTAATGATCAATTTTAAAAATGACTTTTGCAATAGCAAAGGTATCATTATTAACAAGCCTACTGAAAATTAATCATTAAGTTTCCTATTTATTATAATAATTTATTCCTTAAATTTCTTATTTTAACTAAAGCTATCTTAAAAGATATGACAGCATAGGTGTTCTCTTTTTATACAAAATATTGTCACTTGGCAATTTCGATATGAGGCAGGTTTCGCAATCAAACTATAAAATAAATCTTTTAAGTTTTATAAACAACTAGAAACAGTACTATCTAAATTTCTAGGTTCACCGATTATTTTACCCTGAAAAGGTTTGTAGCTGTTAATATAATAGGCCTCTGAAATCTTGCAAGTATCGAGCATAAACTCAACCCAATATGCAAAACTGGTGTTATTGTCTGGGCATGGTGAAAGAGATATATTTCTCACACAATTATTATAATCCCTTAACCAAACATAATTACCTTCATTATTATCAAAAGTGGAATCGGAACAAGAAAGTGCTCCAAAAGGGGTGGCATCCGAAGCATATTTAAATCCAATACTTGTGCAAAAGGAATATTTAGCCCACATCAGGTCAAAATATCTTTCAAGTGCTCTATTTGCCGAAATGACATCTGCTGTGTCTACGCCAGCATTCGGGCAAGAGTTAAATATAAATAGAAATAAGAGAATGAACAAGAAACTCAAAATACGATTAATTTTCAATTTTATACATCCATCCTTATATTAAAAACCAATGTCGAATAACGAGGAGCGTTGCTGCCGTTCGGGTTAGCCGAGTCTCCAAAGGAGACGTTGGCGTTGGCACGAGATTGCTTCGAACGAAGTGAAAAAAGCAATCGTAGTGACACCCGGATGGGTCTGAAGCTCCGCTTCCTTAAAGGCAAAGGAGCGAAGACGTTACCAGTAACGCGGAGTTAGGCGAAGGAAGCTTCATATAGATCTACTTTCTAGGGTATATTTCATCTACCACTTTACTACAAAATTCTAAGCAATCCCAAATCAAAATAAGTAGAAAAATATCAATATGGATATTTGATAATATCAAATTTAATTGAATAAATATTCACTTTTTGAAAGCGCTTATAATAAAGTATAAAATATCCGTAAAAGATTCCACTATAAAAAGATATTTAAAATACAATGTAATTATTCAATTTTATATTTATTGATGACTTATGAAATTTGAATCTATAACATCTATATCATATTATTATAATTATTTTGATTCTTTTTTGAAAAGTTCAATTAATTTCGTATTTTTGATTGTCTGAGCAAAATCATAAGGACTAACACCATATTTATTTTTTAAATTAGGGTTTGCACCTTCCTTTAAAAATATTTCTAAAATATTAATATCTCCATCTCTTAAGTTAAATACCGCTCTCCAAAGTGCAGTATTTCCATGAGAATCTTGTATATCGACAGTAGCCTTATTTCTTAATAATTTATTAATGATTTCGGTTTCTAAATTCATAGCTGAAAAATGTAAAGCTGTAAAACCGTCGTCGTCTTGAGCATCGATGTTTATTTCAGAATTTATCAAAGAATCGATTAGTCCGCAATCTTTTGCAAGTATAGCATTATGTAATGGCGTTCGTCCATATTTATCTACACCAGGTCTATCTTTCTTTTTTGGTAGTTTTTTATTCATTTTATTTAGCTTCTTTCGCCTAACGTTCAGACTATCCGACGTAAATCCTAGCTGAGTCTCGTAGAGACATTAGCGTTGGCACGAATTCTTGCAATGCAAGAATCGTGACTAGGATTTATGTGTCGTAGACCAAGCCTGTATTCCAGGCGCAGCGGATAGTCGGAGTTAGTCCTCGTCGCCTTAAATTCGGCAGGGAGGCCGATGGTTGCTCTTAGTTCTTTCTATTAATTATTTTAATAATCTATAATTATTTTGAGCTTCGCAAATTAGAAATATAAAAAAACGATAAATGGAATGCTTTATACTTAATAAAGTAATAATGAACGGAAAAGAAAGAGGGTAGGCGATGTTCTAGAAAATTTATCTTTCAAAATTATCTTAACTTTGTAAATTGTATATAACATTGTTTGAAATGTTATATATTTAAGTTTTGAAATAAAAGAATCGTAGAATCTTTCTTTTTGTCTGGAACATATAATTTGATTTCTTAATCACTGTTTACGAGAAACGCTGATTCACTGAAAGCAACAGTGATTTACACTCACGACATTATTAAAAAGTCATATTAAATCACTTTCAAACAAGGTATTTATTAAGAACTTTAAATTGATTTTTAATAGAAATGATTAAGAAATTGATAAGATAGCATAGAATGAGAAAATGAAATATTCGAGCATAAACATTGTATTATTTAGAACTAAAGAAATCGAAAAAAAATATAGATCTTTTTTATTACTAAAAAACGTAATGCTCTGAAGTTAAGAACTTGAAATTTCCATTTTTTTCGAATCTTTGATTTTTTCTTTAATAAATAAAAAAAGCGGACACGATGTCCGCTCTTAAAGGCGATGAGGACTAACGAGGAGCCTACCTGCCGTTCGGGATAGCTGAGTGTCCGAAGGACACGTTAGCGTTGGCACGAGATTGCATCGAGACAAAGTCGAGAAAAGCAATCGAAGTGACTCCCGAATGGGTCTGAAGCTCCTCTTCGTTAAAAACAAAGGAGCGAGGACGTCTCCAGGTGGGCGGAGTTAGCCGCAGTAATAATTAAAGACTAAATATATCTTCATATAATATTTTAGCGAGATAGTCCGTTCTTTTCTTTACTTCTTTATCATTAATTATATTCATATTATTCAAATAACTATCAATAGGAAATTTTTCATTTTTTATAATTTTCAATTTTTCTTCAAATGCCTTATTTTTTAATTTGTTTTGTAATGCTGTACTAATAAATAAAAGATTTCCTATACTTCCAATATTCTTAACTTTAGATTTTTTTCCTTGTGATGGATTTTCAGGAGCTAAATGTTCAATAGTCAAATTTTCATAATCTATTGTTAGTGGAGAATTTTTAACATGATGTTCTAACAATTTTTTTAATGTATATTGAACTAATTTTTTATCTTTCTGTTGGCTCGAAGTAAAGTTAAGATTTTGAAAATTATATAAAAACAAATTATATTCTGGAAACTTAGTCTTCAATTTCCCTTTAAATTCTTTTAATTGCTTTGAAATTTTATCCTTATCAATTTCGTTTGCTAAATTTCTTGCTGCACCGGCATGAAGAGAGGACATTCCACCAGTAGAACGACTAGAAGTGATAGCCGTATAAATGTAATGAAATTTTTCTATTGTATTAAACCAATCTTTGGCCATTTTCATTGATATAATTTTATTTTTATAATGCCTAAAAATCGCAAGCGATAAAGGAGCATTCTGTAACAATCCA of Leptospira sp. GIMC2001 contains these proteins:
- a CDS encoding transposase, which translates into the protein MAKKKFQESEIYKVLKEAESGIPIKEVARKYGITEQTFYRWRNKYGGMEMSDMKLLKSLENENSNLKRLVAEQALEIQAIKNVLGKKF
- a CDS encoding IS3 family transposase, with product MNREHKEKAVSLLIQEGLSQNSSLKLLEYPKSTFYYKSKPPDTDTIDEIRRLAFRRKRDGYRRIYKKIRRSGKIVNHKKIYRLYRLEGLKIRTKSNKRKKTIPSKPLELPTKSNQVWSMDFVFERTLDQRKQRILTGIDHFSREYSILHVEYSFSSLKLIQFLDSLENLPRSFVLDNGTEFTSTAFREWAENKGIDIHFIDKGKLTQNAFIESFNGKLRDECLNLNLFKNQNELSKALEIYQKDYNEERLHSSLNYLTPLEYKLKFG
- a CDS encoding ankyrin repeat domain-containing protein, translating into MNKKLPKKKDRPGVDKYGRTPLHNAILAKDCGLIDSLINSEINIDAQDDDGFTALHFSAMNLETEIINKLLRNKATVDIQDSHGNTALWRAVFNLRDGDINILEIFLKEGANPNLKNKYGVSPYDFAQTIKNTKLIELFKKESK